From the Musa acuminata AAA Group cultivar baxijiao chromosome BXJ3-1, Cavendish_Baxijiao_AAA, whole genome shotgun sequence genome, the window TGCACATGCCGTCCCACACACAGCAGATGCAATGTTAAGCATTCTTTGATTCGAGCCAAAAATTAGTTGTTATAGGTTTTCCATTCTACTGCTTACTGCATGAAGAATTAGTTCAGCTTCATCTTAAAAGATGAGGTGAACATTGACAGACATTTGCCACTTGAAACCATTAAGCAAATATATGGTGAGTAAGGTTCCATTCATGCTAGCACAAGTTCACCACAGTTCTACCCATGAGACAGCAATTAAGATAGATACTGAGCAAACATAAGGTAGAAGGAACATATTAAAAAGGGTAAGGtaaagaaagatatcatttgtgtACCTGAGGTGCATATACACAAGCAAGTGCCCCAACCACAATTCCTCCCAGCACAAAGCCCCCAACGAAGATGCTTGCACTGTTTGGCCTTCCACCACTCCTGAATTGCATTTGCATGAAACCAGGCAAGGATAAGGATACCACCAATCAGACAAGAacatatttacaaataaaaaagaagtttcatttgttatttcccCAAGCCCGATCATGATTCTGAAACCTTGAATCCAACCcatgaaaattgtttcacatttcAGGACCACAAGCATCATAAACATAATGACGTTATCTTGATCATAAACCAAATAGAGCTATAATGACATTCTCTTGCACAAGTGAATGCGCACTTGAAACTACATGTGTAAAACAACCTTTACGATTTAAATATGCATGTGACTATCCTCCTCAACTGAGTTGCCATTCACAAGCCACAAGTTGGCAGTGGCCAACTCATTCTGATATCCCATCTTTTAGCAGAtcatgaaagagaagaaaaaccacAGTTCAAACTGGTCGATTCCAATTATAAATCTTCTAATTGATTCCCTTACTATGTTACAAATTTTGGTAAGGAATAGGAAAACCTCAACACTGTTGCTAATATTAGCATATGTCAGAAAAGAAACTCCAAAAAGCATAACTAGCTTCAGTCTTCATTCAGTATAAAATCATGGATCCTTAGTATAGTGAAATTTAGTTAACCAATGATTATATTGCAAGAATGTGAGATAGTAGACGTAGACCAAGTGTGTGTGTATACACAGAAGGCATCCCACCCTACAGTTCACCACCTCATCACATATACAGATACACAAATTGAAATAATCTAGCGAAAAATTTGATCCAAGAACCCTAGCATTCCTTTGATGATTAGATACTTATCAATCACAAAAGAGAATGCTTTGAGGGTGCAAGCAAAAGGTTGTAATCATCAACAAGAATAAACAACAGATGCCGCCAATGGAACTACTAGCAGCCAAAGCTGGCAGTTTTGAGCAAGTAGTTCACATACCTATAAGCAGCTCGAAGGACGAATTGTCTCTTGTGACTTGCAATTCCATCTTTCCTTCGGCTACTAGGACGAAGAGACAAGCTCGAAGGAGGGCAGACGACAAGAGACTTGTCCGACGACGGCTTCAAGGTAAAGCCTACAAGGAAAAGAAGGTTAAAAGATCGACATATCTAGTAATGAAGAGCCACTCAAATCGATATTTCACAGAGCACCCGAAAACCCCAAGACAATGAATTTTCAGCTCATGAGGATCAATCTATCGCTCTCCAAAACATAATTCCGAGACCAGCGGATCCAGCGATTCGATTACCACCCTTAAAAATCAGGGAAAAAATCGAAAAAAAGAAaccctaaaatataaaaattctcGAAATCGAGAGAACGCGAGAGGACCACCGTAGAGCGCTTGGAATCGGGAGTCTCTGACGGAGACGAGGGAGTTCGCGATCGTCGCCATCGCGATCAGCTATTCACCACTCTTGGTGGGCGGAATCGAACGAGAaaaagagaaggggaagggggaCAAGGCGACAGTCAAGAGGCAAGAAGAGCGCGCGTGAGGCGGATAAAGCGTTCGGATCGGGAAGAAGTCGGTCGCCTTCGATACCACCAATGCTCGCGGATCTGaggataataataatactaatagtcTACGGACTAAAACTACTCGGGGCCCGCTTCCGGGGACCCGTCCGGCTTACTTCGAACCGGGTTGAAGTAAGGCATAATAACGGCTTGGCTGAGTCCAGTTATTTCCCGTCAATGTACGTATTCCCGTCGACAAACAGCTTAACACAACTCATTAGGCATAATAAGGAGCTCATAGCCCATTGACCTAGCTAATCTCAGTCTATTAGGCCCAGTAAGGCCCATAGATGAGGCCTAGATGAAGAGACTCATCTAGAAGGCTCAGACATTAGGCCCAATTTAAAGAGCCCCAACTAACAACGCCCATACATGAGGCTCAATCTATTGGGCCTAATAAAGCCCAACACGAGAGGCCCAAGCTAACCCTGCCCATGGGATAAGATCCAACCTACGTGACCTAGCCCGCCAGGCTCTGAGGATAATTCCCAGTTCGACTTCATGGCAGAAAAAAGGGGAGAGAAATCCTCGAAGCAGAAAGGTGCTTCATCCGCAAGTAGTCCAAGGGAGTTTGACGGTTTGGTAGCCAAGATAGTAGAAGCATTCAGAAGGATGGCAAAGAAGGAGCCGACGAGTTTCTGATGGAAGTGGAATCAGAGTGGGGCACCTATGACCATAAGAGTGGTCACAAAGCCCAGTGTCATACTGTTCAGGGAAGCCCTCTGCCCTCCCTTAATTTTCTTTGTCAtagaaataagaagaagaaggtggTATGCAATATCAACCACCCACACTGCAATGAAATGGCCGAGGGGCTTGATCTTTCTCCATCTTCACAATCTCATGCTTAGTTTATCTTGAAGCTGTCATGGGTTGAAAAAATAGTATAGTAGGAAACATCTATGTATGCTGATCAACACATATGACTTGTCTTTGGTGATGCTATTGGAAACCCATTTGCAGGAAGAGGGCTTTGTGAGGTTCCTTCGTCGATTGTGACATGTATGGGAGGATGCATTGGATGCATTTGAAGAAGCTAGAAGCAAGTATAGTGGTATATTGGTGGCGTGGTACACATACCTCACAATTTATTTGATTAGTTTTTCAGGAAGAAGGTATGCTCCTATAGATCTTGGCCTGTATTTATGGGATTATGATGGCTACTTCTCATAATCTATTATGGTCTTGACTAGCAAATCTAGAATTCAGTGATCTACTTTGGTGTGTTTGTGGAAATTTCAATGTTATTTGCAATCCTTGTTTGTGATAAGCTTGGTAGTCGGCCTTTTATCTTGAATAACATAGTGTTATTCTTTTAGAATTTCGTATCTAGAAATAAGCGTTCTGATCTCGGTTTCTATGGTTACCCATTTACTTAGCAACAATCATGTTAGTTCATCTCGGATACGTGCCCATTTAGATAGGATACTTGTTAACCCACAGCAGCTTTCACTCTTTCTATATATGGTTTCACACCTCCCTAATATAACTTATGATCATGTCCTTTTGTTTTTTTGAGATTAATCGAATTAGTAAATGCTAGTTATAAATGTCCTGCAAGCCTAAGTGATGACATGCATGATATACtacataatttattattattattttaatatttttttattttatattatgtgaTAAATATATATTGTTATGTCCTTAGATATGtgaaatgagaattggatcatgatgatatcatgataatgagaccaactcGCCTATAAATATAGACTTTAAATATTCCTGATcacaagttactcgagagggacatcgagataaccggataagtCGGTATAATATatatccatctatatgatggagatagttagtctcatagctacttgtgtggggatACTATGGATATAGTGTAGAtgctcattgaagaataagttcactaaatgattcgcttacggaatgatgGTTGGTAATGATATCTTATCGTTAGATAGTAATTCGATAGTCTCAAttatatatctggtccttagacttgagacactaagaatgtcatatatgagtattccactctttaaTATCAGACTTATATGTTTATAAATTTCATACCTAACAtagtcgatcatcgggagtgatagtcaaaCTTACGAGGATAATTTGGTgtcaatagagaatcatccactctcaatatcatgagaagaatatctcatgcgCTCTCACTCAagaacatctataaataggagagaccaAAATGTGGCATAGGTTAGTCTCCTCTTGGTCGCCCCTCCTattttcctccctctcctctctccCTCAACGGACAACCCCTATTTAGGGTGTGTGGATAACAAGAAGGGtcaaccccttcttgatcacgGTGTAGCCTTGTGATGCGCGTGGAGACGATAATCATACTACGATTTGAGGAGTGTTATCACCTcatctaccatgtggatcattgctacagaggaggatagttgacctccttcatcaccATGTgacgtgtgattgcttatatacatactaaatatgtatatatatatatatgtatatatatgtatatatatatatatgtatatatatatatgtataaatatgtatatatatatatatatttgcatgtgatgtaaatgtatattaaatatgtatgaatATGACACATCATATTTGGAGATCGAGTCAAAATCTCCTCtaacgataatattaagtcgattagCGTGAAATAATTAGATTGATCCACATGACCTTCTATTGTTATAGGGAGAAATTGATTCCCAACATACGATGAGTTGGTCAAGTTTCTCGAGGCTCACCCATATTACGATTCGAgatcttgcctacgatatagagatgtcaccggtgacctgaagacatagtatgcttggtcgagtccctcgagggcatatcatcgaatcagactcattttgtaacgatggtgatgacttaattgAACATCATGgtcggtcgagtccctcaaggccgtgatggttcggaggccgaataagacgggaatcataaggaattATGATCGACAAAAGTTGCCCACTTtttcaggcttagtgtgattggtcgagtccctcaaagtTATACTAAGACATTGATTGTATCTCAATCCTCACTAGAGATCTGTTAGGAGTCTTCGATTCATATACCGGAGGGAGTTGTGTGTATCGTAATAAAATAGTAGAAATAGATTAAGATTGAAGTCCTTATCTTGGTTGTTTACCTTTATCTAAAATCTGTACTCCCGAGTTACAGAGGCAGTATGAAAAAGATGGATTTCAAATCCATTCTCCTGTATCTCTATAAATtatttgaaaaataagaaagaactcagcaatataagatatccaagagtctcttccgcgctaggatgactgaagaGATATCGACTCAAaaccatgtccttaagatgattgagtggacagATAGAAAGCCTCAtgggtctaagaatggtcctagatgataacATGTATGTTGATCTTATACTTCAATCCattctagattccttttcatagtttattatgaattttaacataaataagcttgaggtaactttcactgagctcctcaatatattaaaGAGAGGCTAAGAACACAATCAAAAAAAGATAAGCCAACTCTCTatgctagtgagactagaaagaaaaggaaggtagagAAGTCCCGTAAGAATggcaagggtaagggcaaacCAGATAaaacaaatgttgctaagaaggaCCTGACAAAAGAagagactcgactaaccatgatgttctCCTCTTCGCTAATTTAACCATCGGAAGGGCCGCGCCGAGCAACCCCCAGCGCCGGCCTATCATGTAGGATTGCTGGTCGCTCGAAGACACCCGGATGACCCAATCCCTAATGAGGAACCTTGAACCAGAAAGATCCCAATCTGCTTACCCAGGTATCTCGAACTGGGTCCTCATTAATAGAATGACATCCGACTAAGAAGCATATGTGGTCTCACCTCACCAAGTCTCCCATGTCAACCAGGAAGAGAAACATAGATGAGCTTGCACCTTCGGTAGTGAActaaccatgccaacttaataGTCAATGGTACTCATGACACCatcattttggtgctagaaggagggtcgaATATCGTAGGCACATCCTTCTGTTACTCCTCCCAATGAACATTCAAGTGAAGAGATGTTATCTCTGGTCCCAAGCCCCCTTGGGAAGAGAAGGCATGTACCCCATTTCAGTAGAACGATGCCTCCGCCACAGCCCAAGCACTAGGGCCCTATTGGCACATACTCAATGATCCAGAGCTCTCTCTCCCCCAGGACTAGAGACAAGCCCCTTGATCATCCCGTCAGAAGCATTCCTAAGCCTCACTCAACGAGTCTAGACTCTTATCAACATGATGTAAACTATCACCCCACTTCTCTCTCAATTGACTTAGTCGATAACCCTAGTGCAACGGCTCACCCTTGGATTGCCAACTACATCTCTTCTTCCTAAAGTCCAACCGAGGAGTCCACACCTCTTCAAGGATCTTTTTAGCCAAAAGGGACAAGTGGCCCCGTGC encodes:
- the LOC135629709 gene encoding uncharacterized protein LOC135629709 isoform X1, translating into MATIANSLVSVRDSRFQALYGGFTLKPSSDKSLVVCPPSSLSLRPSSRRKDGIASHKRQFVLRAAYRSGGRPNSASIFVGGFVLGGIVVGALACVYAPQISKALTETDKKELMRRLPKFIYDEEKALEKTRKILTEKIAQLNAAIDDVSSQLRADDEPNGVAVAQDEMEAAT
- the LOC135629709 gene encoding uncharacterized protein LOC135629709 isoform X2 — its product is MATIANSLVSVRDSRFQALYGFTLKPSSDKSLVVCPPSSLSLRPSSRRKDGIASHKRQFVLRAAYRSGGRPNSASIFVGGFVLGGIVVGALACVYAPQISKALTETDKKELMRRLPKFIYDEEKALEKTRKILTEKIAQLNAAIDDVSSQLRADDEPNGVAVAQDEMEAAT